From one Lolium rigidum isolate FL_2022 chromosome 4, APGP_CSIRO_Lrig_0.1, whole genome shotgun sequence genomic stretch:
- the LOC124646935 gene encoding uncharacterized protein LOC124646935 — MAAARALFVPPRGALHAGAAAAQMAAQGTAPRRGKVPSNKRPHLGPAAVAPPKKPKKPKMQRNLEKELNFPHSILVACSVLRFTNESMRIGMVTVIGAVLGFYIGISFPTVSITKLHFPSSFVSYRDETSSDLTTQALLNHAWTSARNTREENSSEQNSNSNATLKIYVPTNPRGAERLAPDIVVPETDFHLRRLWGDPSEDLPFKPKYLVTFTVGYAQKENINRAVKKFSDNFAILLFHYDGRVSEWEEFEWSKRAIHVSVSKQTKWWYAKRFLHPDIVAAYEYIFIWDEDLGVDHFDAEEYIRLVKKYGLDISQPGLEPDRGLTWQMTKRRGDQEVHKVTEERPGWCSDPHLPPCAAFVEIMAPVFSRHAWRCVWHMIQNDLVHGWGLDFALRKCVEPAHEKIGVVDSQWITHLVVPSLGNQGMAEHGRPAWEGVRARCRKEWGTFQTRLADAEKAYYRMMGITPPNSTLV, encoded by the exons ATGGCTGCTGCGCGCGCGctcttcgtcccgccgcgcggggcACTGCACGCAGGCGCTGCCGCGGCGCAGATGGCCGCGCAGGGCACCGCGCCGAGGAGGGGGAAGGTGCCGTCGAACAAACGGCCGCACctcggccccgccgccgtcgcgccgccgaagaAACCGAAGAAACCGAAGATGCAACGAAACTTGGAaaaagag CTAAATTTTCCCCACTCAATTCTCGTGGCATGCAGCGTGCTCAGATTTACAAACGAAAGTATGAGGATTGGTATGGTAACAGTCATTGGGGCGGTCCTCGGCTTCTACATTGGAATCTCGTTCCCTACAGTGAGCATCACAAAG CTGCACTTTCCATCCAGCTTTGTTTCATATAGGGACGAGACAAGCTCTGACCTCACAACGCAGGCTTTACTGAATCATGCCTGGACTTCTGCCAGAAATACGAGGGAGGAGAACAGTTCTGAGCAAAACTCAAATTCAAACGCTACTTTGAAG ATTTATGTCCCAACAAACCCCAGGGGCGCTGAGCGGCTAGCACCAGACATTGTTGTGCCAGAGACTGACTTCCATTTGCGCAGGTTGTGGGGAGACCCAAGTGAG GATCTGCCCTTCAAACCAAAGTACCTTGTGACTTTCACTGTTGGATATGCTCAAAAAGAAAATATAAACAGAGCAGTGAAGAAG TTTTCTGACAATTTTGCCATCCTGTTATTCCACTATGATGGTCGTGTGAGCGAATGGGAGGAATTTGAGTGGTCAAAGCGAGCCATCCATGTTAGTGTCAGCAAACAAACTAAGTG GTGGTATGCCAAAAGATTCTTGCACCCTGATATTGTGGCGGCTTACGAGTATATATTCATCTGGGATGAGGACCTTGGGGTGGATCATTTTGATGCGGAGGA GTACATCAGACTTGTCAAGAAATATGGTCTGGATATATCCCAGCCTGGTTTAGAGCCTGACCGGGGACTAACATGGCAGATGACCAAAAGAAGAGGTGACCAAGAGGTCCACAA GGTGACAGAGGAAAGGCCAGGGTGGTGCTCTGACCCTCATCTTCCACCTTGTGCTGC GTTTGTTGAAATCATGGCTCCTGTCTTCTCAAGACACGCGTGGCGATGCGTATGGCATATGATTCAG AATGACTTGGTTCATGGTTGGGGCCTCGACTTTGCCCTCAGGAAATGCGTAGAG CCTGCTCACGAGAAGATCGGGGTGGTCGATTCTCAGTGGATCACCCACCTGGTGGTTCCTTCTCTTGGGAACCAG GGCATGGCGGAGCATGGGAGGCCGGCATGGGAAGGGGTGAGGGCGCGGTGCCGGAAGGAGTGGGGCACATTCCAGACGAGGTTGGCGGATGCTGAGAAGGCCTACTACAGGATGATGGGCATCACACCTCCCAACTCCACCCTTGTCTAG